The proteins below come from a single Aegilops tauschii subsp. strangulata cultivar AL8/78 chromosome 6, Aet v6.0, whole genome shotgun sequence genomic window:
- the LOC109784580 gene encoding large ribosomal subunit protein mL102 (rPPR5), whose protein sequence is MARRHLRTPLLPLLFRTPHAPTPTPIHLRHAFCSSTATVDTPAPAVDAAPPAASAVETPDEAPAAAAATEAGDPAPARAPREEEPLHETILHMIRRRKWTTRMENSVRLLCPALSAPVVHGVISAAAAADRADLALQFFRFAYRRAGFRPEPATFALLVPVLASKGMLNHARCILLETMPSFSVAPDEATVAALVAAYGRAGIPQEAVKLFRLMPDLGITRTALSYNAVLKVILCRGREAMARRIYNAMIADGVAPTLSTYNTLIWGFGLCKKMESAVRVFGDMKGHGVTPDVTTYNTLLNAWVRKGDLESARKVFDEMPGAGFERNSISYNVMIKGYVEANKVEEAVGLFTEMGEKGLRLSEKTFAALMPGLCDDEGKAAEARKAVAEMAERRLTPKDKSVFLRLVSTLCKAGDLDGALEVHKKSGQFKHVLVDPRQYGVLMESLCAGGKCDGAVQVLDELLEKGTLLSPKSPVLEAPAYNPVIEYLCNNGNTNKAETFFRQLMKKGVDDKSAFNSLIRGHAKEGALEAAKEILAIMTRRGVPTDPHSHALLIDSFLKKNESADAKTALDSMMEHGHLPRPALFQSVMVALFNDGRVQTASRVMKSMIEKGITENMDMANKIVEALFMRGHVEEAIGRVNLIVENGCMPDLDKLLAALCEKDKVMEAQKLADFALDRDFEVSFSTYDRVLEALYTEEKTLPAYSMLCKIKHKGGVVDQKGCDALMDSLKAGGYSKQADILSRILAENGSSTSKRGKKSAMGA, encoded by the coding sequence ATGGCGCGCCGCCACCTCCGCACCCCCCTCCTCCCGCTCCTCTTCCGCACCCCCCAcgcccccacccccacccccatcCACCTCCGCCACGCCTTCTGCTCCTCAACCGCAACCGTCGACACCCCCGCCCCGGCGGTCGATGCAGCTCCGCCAGCCGCATCCGCCGTGGAGACCCCGGATGAAGCCCCggcggcagcagcggccacgGAGGCCGGGGATCCGGCCCCGGCCCGCGCCCCGCGGGAGGAGGAGCCCCTGCACGAGACGATCCTCCACATGATCCGGCGCCGCAAGTGGACGACCCGGATGGAGAACTCGGTGCGCCTGCTCTGCCCGGCGCTCTCGGCGCCGGTCGTGCACGGCGTGATCTCCGCCGCGGCCGCCGCGGACCGCGCCGACCTCGCGCTCCAGTTCTTCCGCTTCGCGTACCGCCGGGCCGGGTTCCGCCCGGAGCCGGCCACCTTCGCGCTCCTCGTCCCGGTCCTCGCCTCCAAGGGCATGCTCAACCACGCCCGCTGCATCCTCCTCGAGACCATGCCGTCCTTCTCCGTCGCCCCCGACGAGGCCACCGTGGCCGCCCTCGTCGCCGCCTACGGCAGGGCCGGCATCCCGCAGGAGGCCGTCAAGCTCTTCCGCCTCATGCCCGACCTCGGCATCACCCGCACCGCGCTCTCCTACAACGCCGTGCTCAAGGTCATCCTCTGCCGCGGCCGCGAGGCCATGGCCAGGCGGATCTACAACGCCATGATCGCCGACGGCGTCGCCCCCACCCTGTCCACCTACAACACGCTCATCTGGGGGTTCGGCCTGTGCAAGAAGATGGAGTCCgccgtgagggtgtttggggacaTGAAGGGCCACGGGGTGACGCCGGATGTGACCACCTATAACACCCTGCTCAATGCCTGGGTGCGGAAAGGCGATCTGGAGAGTGCACggaaggtgtttgatgaaatgccggGCGCTGGGTTTGAACGGAACTCGATCTCATACAATGTCATGATCAAGGGATATGTCGAGGCGAACAAGGTTGAGGAGGCAGTGGGGTTGTTCACTGAGATGGGGGAGAAGGGTCTGAGGTTGAGCGAGAAGACGTTTGCTGCGTTGATGCCAGGGCTTTGCGATGACGAGGGGAAGGCTGCGGAGGCCCGGAAGGCAGTGGCGGAGATGGCGGAGCGACGACTCACGCCAAAGGACAAATCGGTGTTTCTGAGGCTCGTGTCGACATTGTGCAAAGCTGGGGATTTGGATGGTGCGTTGGAGGTGCATAAGAAGAGCGGGCAGTTCAAGCATGTCCTGGTGGATCCGAGGCAGTATGGTGTGTTGATGGAGAGCTTGTGTGCAGGTGGTAAGTGTGATGGTGCTGTGCAGGTGCTCGATGAGCTTCTAGAGAAGGGCACACTGCTTAGCCCAAAGAGTCCAGTGCTGGAAGCACCGGCCTATAATCCAGTGATTGAGTATCTGTGCAACAATGGGAATACCAACAAGGCTGAAACGTTCTTCAGGCAGCTGATGAAGAAAGGTGTGGATGACAAGTCTGCATTCAACAGTCTTATCCGTGGGCATGCAAAGGAAGGTGCGCTGGAGGCTGCAAAGGAGATTCTTGCCATTATGACACGCCGTGGCGTCCCTACTGACCCCCATTCGCACGCACTGCTTATTGATAGCTTCCTCAAGAAGAATGAGTCAGCTGATGCAAAGACAGCATTGGACAGCATGATGGAACATGGTCACTTACCAAGGCCAGCCCTGTTCCAGTCTGTCATGGTGGCGCTTTTCAACGATGGCCGGGTTCAGACCGCAAGCAGGGTCATGAAGAGTATGATCGAGAAGGGGATTACCGAGAACATGGATATGGCAAATAAGATTGTGGAGGCTCTCTTCATGAGGGGTCATGTGGAGGAGGCGATTGGTCGCGTCAATCTGATTGTGGAAAATGGCTGTATGCCTGATCTGGATAAGCTGCTAGCTGCCCTTTGTGAGAAGGACAAAGTGATGGAGGCACAAAAGCTGGCTGATTTTGCGTTGGACCGCGACTTTGAAGTTAGCTTCTCAACCTATGACAGAGTCCTGGAAGCCCTGTACACTGAGGAGAAGACATTGCCAGCCTACTCCATGCTCTGCAAGATCAAGCACAAAGGAGGCGTTGTAGACCAGAAGGGTTGCGATGCTTTGATGGATAGCTTAAAAGCAGGAGGATACTCAAAGCAAGCTGACATTTTGTCTAGGATCTTGGCCGAGAATGGATCATCAACATCCAAGAGGGGCAAGAAGTCTGCCATGGGTGCATAG
- the LOC109784579 gene encoding uncharacterized protein isoform X1 yields the protein MIQLIMVFSKVEVNLRRLLQEAPQQQNQAKLAHYISTARELLEQLGAEITTEGVPRVSKAKLSEYSEKIEALAATFSAPVTENDDPVDEIKEESSLEREKVEGPISLSAVLRRRSTAQVEAGTSNNERKERDTGAPIKLDSEAQAHIEKHRNLQDSLIDEMVDLARQLKESSLVVNQSVQDTVKILDSTERAMEHSLASTGSATARASEVYSLASKTTCFQWLLIFLMTCMFVMVVMLIRVT from the exons ATGATTCAGCTGATCATGGTGTTCAGCAAGGTCGAAGTGAACCTGAGAAGGCTGCTTCAGGAGGCTCCTCAGCAGCAGAATCAGGCCAAGCTTGCCCAT TACATATCCACAGCCAGGGAGCTATTGGAGCAGCTTGGAGCAGAAATTACAACTGAAGGAGTACCAAG AGTTTCGAAAGCTAAGCTCAGTGAGTATTCAGAAAAGATTGAGGCGCTAGCTGCCACATTTTCTGCTCCAGTG ACAGAAAATGACGATCCAGTTGATGAGATCAAAGAAGAAAGCTCTTTGGAAAGAGAAAAGGTTGAAGGTCCAATATCCTTATCAGCAGTATTGAGAAGGAGATCAAC GGCTCAGGTGGAAGCTGGTACAAGCAAtaatgagaggaaagagagggACACTGGAGCACCTATTAAATTGGATTCAGAAGCTCAGGCTCACATTGAGAAGCATAG GAACCTGCAAGACAGTCTGATAGACGAAATGGTTGACTTAGCACGCCAGCTGAAGGAAAGTAGCCTTGTAGTGAACCAATCCGTGCAAGATACAGTGAAG ATCCTTGATTCCACTGAGAGAGCCATGGAGCATAGCTTGGCAAGCACCGGGAGCGCAACGGCGCGAGCCTCTGAGGTCTACTCGCTGGCCTCCAAGACAACCTGCTTCCAGTGGTTGCTCATCTTTCTGATGACCTGCATGTTCGTCATGGTGGTTATGCTCATACGGGTCACCTGA
- the LOC109784579 gene encoding uncharacterized protein isoform X2, whose amino-acid sequence MVFSKVEVNLRRLLQEAPQQQNQAKLAHYISTARELLEQLGAEITTEGVPRVSKAKLSEYSEKIEALAATFSAPVTENDDPVDEIKEESSLEREKVEGPISLSAVLRRRSTAQVEAGTSNNERKERDTGAPIKLDSEAQAHIEKHRNLQDSLIDEMVDLARQLKESSLVVNQSVQDTVKILDSTERAMEHSLASTGSATARASEVYSLASKTTCFQWLLIFLMTCMFVMVVMLIRVT is encoded by the exons ATGGTGTTCAGCAAGGTCGAAGTGAACCTGAGAAGGCTGCTTCAGGAGGCTCCTCAGCAGCAGAATCAGGCCAAGCTTGCCCAT TACATATCCACAGCCAGGGAGCTATTGGAGCAGCTTGGAGCAGAAATTACAACTGAAGGAGTACCAAG AGTTTCGAAAGCTAAGCTCAGTGAGTATTCAGAAAAGATTGAGGCGCTAGCTGCCACATTTTCTGCTCCAGTG ACAGAAAATGACGATCCAGTTGATGAGATCAAAGAAGAAAGCTCTTTGGAAAGAGAAAAGGTTGAAGGTCCAATATCCTTATCAGCAGTATTGAGAAGGAGATCAAC GGCTCAGGTGGAAGCTGGTACAAGCAAtaatgagaggaaagagagggACACTGGAGCACCTATTAAATTGGATTCAGAAGCTCAGGCTCACATTGAGAAGCATAG GAACCTGCAAGACAGTCTGATAGACGAAATGGTTGACTTAGCACGCCAGCTGAAGGAAAGTAGCCTTGTAGTGAACCAATCCGTGCAAGATACAGTGAAG ATCCTTGATTCCACTGAGAGAGCCATGGAGCATAGCTTGGCAAGCACCGGGAGCGCAACGGCGCGAGCCTCTGAGGTCTACTCGCTGGCCTCCAAGACAACCTGCTTCCAGTGGTTGCTCATCTTTCTGATGACCTGCATGTTCGTCATGGTGGTTATGCTCATACGGGTCACCTGA